The genomic stretch GGACGCCGTTTCGTCTATGTGGTATTGCGGCTCCCACGCAGTGCGTTCCATTTTCCTCAAATGCCTTACTCGGGGTCATTCGTATAAAATGTTTTTCAAAAGCAGCGTTAGCCTCGACGCAGCGCAGGGACGTTGAACTACACACAGCATACCCCCTACGCTACCCCATCAACGcaaagcgaaggcgcgagccAGAGTAGACACGGCACTGCCAGCGCCCAAAATCATAGAGAATACAGCGAGCGTGCCTCTGGAGGAAGTCGAAGACGATACTAAATCAGTTCCCTTGATCGAGACATCGACGGTGCAGACACTCGACTCTTCTGCAGCTAGTATGTGCGGATTTGCGGGCTGGGTGAGTTTTCTGCATCCCACTCTAAGTGTCGCTTTCTCCCGCGGGAACCTCTCCGTGGGAATCGTCAGCGTGAAGCTTCCCTTGAAGTCATCGCGCTTCCACCACTTCTGCTCATACGTCGGAAGGATATCAGCATACCTGCCAGGGCACTCTGCGGCAGCATCTTCGTTTTCGCCGCCAAGGCAGTAAGACCGCTTATATGCTGTTGGCAGGatttcgccgtctcctccgcaaACAAGCGTGAACGCATTCTGCGATGGCGTCAGCCTGACCTCGTGATGGGTTGGGTTGCTGTCCTCGCCGTACCCGCATGTGACGACTTGACCTGTTGTCACAGTTTGTTTCGCTGCGATGGTCACATCGAGTTGGCATTTCACGTGGCCTGTATCCTCCGTACTGTCCAAACACCCCACGGCGAATTTCCCGTCGACGTATGGGAAGTTGGCTGGCGGGATAGTCAGGATCTTGGGTTTTGCTGAGTCAGCACCCTCCGCGCTTGTTTGCCACTTCAAGTCTGCCGGAGCGTCGTGGAGAAGGGTAGTGACGTCAATGGATGAATCTGCGGATCCTCCGTTGCACTCGGTCAGCACCTCCGCTGTACAAACTTTTTGGCCAGCGAGATTATCTGGTGCGTAGATCAGGTCGCTT from Besnoitia besnoiti strain Bb-Ger1 chromosome X, whole genome shotgun sequence encodes the following:
- a CDS encoding SAG-related sequence (encoded by transcript BESB_017920), whose translation is MAHQCTAVRAVASHASLADSEKGTRQNSRRTFRWAPALVGFCLCSAAIVCTPSSSVVPAAAATTSGCEEVGDGIQCTCSPSDNNAKAVTVVLSQNRNQLQLLCKSDLIYAPDNLAGQKVCTAEVLTECNGGSADSSIDVTTLLHDAPADLKWQTSAEGADSAKPKILTIPPANFPYVDGKFAVGCLDSTEDTGHVKCQLDVTIAAKQTVTTGQVVTCGYGEDSNPTHHEVRLTPSQNAFTLVCGGDGEILPTAYKRSYCLGGENEDAAAECPGRYADILPTYEQKWWKRDDFKGSFTLTIPTERFPREKATLRVGCRKLTQPANPHILAAEESSVCTVDVSIKGTDLVSSSTSSRGTLAVFSMILGAGSAVSTLARAFALR